In Bradyrhizobium sp. WBOS07, the genomic window CTGACGTGAAACTGTTCAAAGGCGGGTTATTGATTGAGCATGTGGTTCGTTCCTTGGGCGAACTAACCCCATGCAATGCCTTTGTCTTTTGAGACTTGCAGACAGTGCCGAGCGCGTCAATCCGGTTTCGCTGCAGGCCCTGGCGGCGTGCGCACGGGCTCCACAAGGATCGGTTTGGCACTACAACACTCTCCGCTCGTCTCGCCCCGCGGCGATGCAATGCGCGTTCCATCTTTCGAAGCTTGAGAGACATTGAGATGAATCCAGCCAATCTTCCCTTCGATTCCGAGGCCATGCTCGAAGGCTTGCGCACCTGGGTGGAATGCGAGAGCCCGACCTGGGATGCCAACGCCGTCGACAGGATGCTCGATATCGCAGCGCGGGATATGGCCATCATGGGTGCGACGATCGAGCGCATCGCGGGCCGTCAGGGCTTTGGCGGCGTGATCCGCGCGCGCTTTCCGCATCCGAGACAGGGCGAGCCCGGCATCCTGATCGCGGGACACATGGATACCGTCCACCCGGTCGGCACCATCGAGAAGCTGAAATGGAGGCGCGAGGGTAATAAGTGCTACGGCCCCGGCATCTATGACATGAAGGGCGGTAACTACCTCTCGCTGGAAGCGATCCGGCAGCTGGCGCGCGCATCCTTCACCACGCCGCTGCCGATCACCGTGCTGTTCACGCCGGATGAGGAAGTCGGCACGCCCTCGACGCGCGACATCATCGAGGCGGAAGCCGCGCGCAACAAATATGTGCTGGTGCCCGAGCCCGGCCGTGCCGACAACGGCGTCACCACCGGACGTTACGCCATCGCACGCTTCACTCTCGAGGCGACCGGACGGCCGAGCCACGCCGGCGCGACGCTGTCGGCGGGCCGTTCGGCCATCCGCGAGATGGCGCGGCAGATCCTCGCGATCGACGCAATGACGACGGAGGACTGCACCATCTCGGTCGGCGTCGTGCATGGCGGGCAATGGGTCAATTGCGTTGCCACGACCGCCACCGGCGAAGCGCTCTCCATGGCCAAGCGCCAAGCCGATCTCGACCGCGGTGTCGAGCGGATGCTGGCGCTGTCGGGCACGACCAACGACGTCACCTTCAAGGTGACGCGCGGCGTGACGCGCCCGGTATGGGAGCCGGATGCGGGCACGATGGCGCTGTACGAAAAGGCGCGCGGCATCGCCAAATCTCTCGGCGCGGAATTACCGCATGCGAGCTCCGGCGGCGGCTCCGACGGCAACTTCACCGGTGCGATGGGCATCCCGACGCTCGACGGCCTTGGCGTGCGCGGCGGCAACGGCCACACGCTGGAGGAGTATATCGAAGTCGAGAGCCTCGTTGAGCGCGGCCGGCTGATGGCGGGACTCTTGGCCACGCTGGAGTGATTGTGCAGCTATTCCGTAGCTATTCGGTAGGGTAGGCAAAGGCGCGTAGCGCCGTGCCGACCATTCTGCCAAATGGAGGGAACGGTGGGCACGCTCCGCTTTGCCCACCCTATTAGCTACGCGCTGCCAAAACAGCTGACCGCACTGCAAAAACTGCGACCCTGATGGCACGGGAATTGCTGAAATGTTAGGCTGATGGCAGAACAGACCCTCGCTGCCACGATTTGACTCTAATCTGACGGATCCAACTTGCTCGGATATCTCCTTCGCCGAATCCTCGCCGCCGTGCCCGTGATGGGCGTCGTTGCGCTGTTCGTCTTCCTCCTGCTCCGCCTCACCCCTGGCGATCCCGCCGCGATCCTCGCCGGCGACAATGCGACGCCCGAGCGGCTGGAGCGCATCCGCACCTCGCTCGGCCTCAACGAGCCGCTGATCGTGCAGTTCGTCACCTGGGTCAACAAGCTGCTGCACGGCGACCTCGGGACTTCGCTGATCTCCAACCTGCCGGTGATTAAGATGATCAGCCAGCGCGTCGAGCCCTCGATCTCGCTCGCGCTA contains:
- a CDS encoding M20/M25/M40 family metallo-hydrolase; amino-acid sequence: MNPANLPFDSEAMLEGLRTWVECESPTWDANAVDRMLDIAARDMAIMGATIERIAGRQGFGGVIRARFPHPRQGEPGILIAGHMDTVHPVGTIEKLKWRREGNKCYGPGIYDMKGGNYLSLEAIRQLARASFTTPLPITVLFTPDEEVGTPSTRDIIEAEAARNKYVLVPEPGRADNGVTTGRYAIARFTLEATGRPSHAGATLSAGRSAIREMARQILAIDAMTTEDCTISVGVVHGGQWVNCVATTATGEALSMAKRQADLDRGVERMLALSGTTNDVTFKVTRGVTRPVWEPDAGTMALYEKARGIAKSLGAELPHASSGGGSDGNFTGAMGIPTLDGLGVRGGNGHTLEEYIEVESLVERGRLMAGLLATLE